CGCCACGTTGCCATCCCCGCCAAATGCTGCTATCGTAGCCGATCCGGCGGCCACTCCGCAAGGCAGCAACCCTTGTGCCAGCCGACGGGGCCAATCTGATAACTTCCCGGCAATCTTCGCCAGTTCGGCCGTTGCTGCCGTCCATCGCCCCTCGGCCCGCCATGACTCCCCAAGAATTCGTCGCCAAATGGAAGCAAGCCAACCTTTCCGAGCGGAGCGCTTGCCAGCAACATTTTCTCGACCTTTGCGACGTGCTTGGCCAGCCCAAGCCGGCCGCGGCCGACCCCGACGGCGCCTTTTACACGTTTGAGCGCGGCGTGAGCAAAACGGGCGGCGGCCAAGGTTGGGCCGACGTTTGGTTTCGCGGCCACTTCGGTTGGGAATATAAGGGCAAGCACAAAGACCTTGACGCGGCCTACGCCCAGCTTCTCTTGTACCGCGAAGCGCTGGAGAATCCGCCCCTGTTGGTCGTTTGCGACCTCGACCGATT
This sequence is a window from Pirellulales bacterium. Protein-coding genes within it:
- a CDS encoding type IIL restriction-modification enzyme MmeI; the encoded protein is MTPQEFVAKWKQANLSERSACQQHFLDLCDVLGQPKPAAADPDGAFYTFERGVSKTGGGQGWADVWFRGHFGWEYKGKHKDLDAAYAQLLLYREALENPPLLVVCDLDRFQIHTNFTGTAKRVYAFDLDHLAEPAHLDTLRKLFIDPDALRPGQTAESVTRQAAERFGLLADGMRVRGIPAQPAAHFLMKLMFCMFA